ACGATGGCATGGTTGTCATCAATGATCTCCTCAAGGTTGCCGACAGACATGGGGGTCCCCCTCAGGTCATCCACCTTCGACCTCTCCTCCTGGAACCAAAAAGAAATGAAGACAATAGCGCAGAATGCTCTTTCAACAGGGTGTTTACATTTCTAATTGACATTTCAAGATTAATTTTGTGACCAGCTTAACATTTCAACTTAATTATGTATTAAGAACACCAATGTACAATGTTGAATTTTGTGTATCTTCCGACAGGATCCAAAGCAAGGAATTGTGTCAGCCTTTGCTTTAGGTTTTTGAAAGACTTCATCTACCCCCCTGTGTTAGTCATTTAGGACACAAAGTCTTAAATGGGCAAAAAGGGGGACAGTTTGATGTGAAATTAAAAGATGAACTGAGTACAACAAAATAAATCAGCAAAGCTGTCTTTGGCCACTTTTGTCTGAGCCAAATGTGCCTTAGGTACATTCCAGAATAACTAAAATCATTGGTTACagccctgatgaaaaaaaaagcatAGCCTCGATAGGATGGAGAGGCAAGTTGACATATTTTTATTAGCAGTGACAGGCATATCGGATTCAGAGAGTAAAAACCTGTTCACATATTTGCTCCAGGCAATTCAATGAACCAGCCAGGTAAATGAGCTAATTAtatgaaatcacctgtattagCAGCACAGGCAAATGGAATATCTGGCAGGGCCTTTACTTTCTTAACCCAGTTTGTCCGCCCCTGTTCATGAGTATATGACTCTGTAATGGGAGGAAATGGCTGACTGTATACCAacctcctgtttctcctccagTGGCTTCATCTGCTCCTGGTTCCTGATGAACTCTTCCTCCATCAGCAGGTAGTCCTTTATCCGCTCCTGCTTCAGCAGCTTGAGTCGGCACTGGGTGTGAGGGGTCACTagaggcacacacagagattTTGTCAGTATGTGTGGATATTCTCATGTACGTAGCAAGTAGAGTAGATGTACTATTTCACCCTACATGAGAGTCTACTTGGCAATGATACATTCTTTTTGCATCCTCTTACCAGGAGCGCAcccatgttccccgggtcctatgttccccggtctttgtatgggaccggggaacataggaccctttttctaaaaaagggttctatgttccctgccttgtatgtttctgagttttcaaattgtgaccttcccaaaaccatccctacacctaacctgtcagtgatgcaatgtttctgagttgtaaatttgtgccctggccaaaactgcacctaaacctaacctgtcagaggtgcaacaacaacctgtgctttgccatgcagcagcattctacttggaagcagcggggaacatagaacccttttttgaaaaaagggtcctcagttccccggttgcggggaacatagggatgaccctatCTTACCTAAAGGCAGTTTGCTGGCGGCATCTGGtccctttgtcttcttcttctttttcccgaCTCTTGTGGGAATTGGGGGCtcatatttcttctttttttcctaaaGCACACGAATACGATGTTAATGCACTTTATTAAAAAAATCTCGCTGTTATAAGTTGTATCTCGCTGTTACAAGCAAGACAAGCGAATAGACGATAAAGCTCACCTTGTCATCTTTCTTTCCCCCGCCGGGACCATGTCCGCCACTTTGGTTTTGACCCTGGTAAACAGATTACATTTTCACTATGTAAACAACACAACAGTTGTAGACATGACTTGCATATAAGGctacgtgtgtttgtttgtttgtttgtttgtttgtactaaCACGACAGCACCACACGTTTCCCATATTGTGTTATTGAAACATAAAATGTGTAAAGATTGACAGCACACATTGCCGGGCAGTACATTGGTTTGTGGGAAAGATTAGTTAGTTACCGTATTTCCACAGTTGACTGTAGTGACAACATTTGACTTATGGTAGATGACAAATCAAACTGCTAATAGATGTGTTTAATGACCTACACTCTCGCTTTACACATGTCACCAGCGACTCATTCAAACACACCGTCAACACTGCCAAAGtatattttgttcaaatacaaaACGTGTAATGTTTAGGATTTAAAACGTCTCTGGTGTGGATGTATCAGCTAGCCTGCTGCTAACAAGCTATTTGCTTGTTACCAAGCTCCATCGTGGTGATAAACAGAGCAAATACCCAGGCATGGCTAACCTAAATACACAGCAATATAATATCGTTATGAATCAAAGTAAAATCCAATGCCTGTTCCAATTCATTAGACAGTGAAGAAGTATTAAAACCATAGATCTGGACAGCTGAGTAAAAACTGCTTGCTCACTTACCATTGTCGCTTGTTTGTCCCTTACAAATTACGTCACGCTGGTAGGCGAAACGTCATCATTTGTGAGACCATGCTAGGTAAACAGGAAAGACTCCGTCTACTGGACGACTGGAATCTGCTTACACCATTTAAATAGATATTCCTCAAGTGTAACTTAAAGTAACACACAATGTATAGCGGACTTCTTCCGAAAGGTTTGTCGGAAGCAGACCTTAGTTCTAACGACAGTGAGAGTGATACTGGGGAACCTGTCCTTTGTGAAGCATCGCAAACTAGAGCCAGCGACCTGTTCACTCAAGAGCCAGCTACGAAAGGTGAGATACCTCAGACTGTGGATGAGGCTGTGCAAGTACATTCTTCAGATGAATGTTTACCTGGAGTCTCTGAGGAAGTATGGAACAAGTTCAAAGACCTCCAGAAGCTAAAGGATAAACAGAGGCAAGAGGACTCCTCAATAAAACGAAAAAGAAAGCGaagagcaaagaaaagaaaacgttCTGACCCTGCAACACAGAAGGACTCGAACGAAACTGACAAAGTGACTGCACAAGAGAAACACGTGGATGGATTGAAACATTTCTTTGGCATTAATGACAGATTCGAGCCTCCAGCCTGTAGCAGGCCCCCACCTATGTCTGGACTAGAAAAGACCATAGACACTGCTATAGCTGCGGGGGACTTTGAAAGGGCTGAAGAACTGAGTGACAAGTTGGCCACTCGAGATTTGGCTGTAAGAATTAAAGATGCGGTTGATTGTCGTGACTACGTGGAAGCCCAGAAGAAAATCGAGGCCTCTAAGGCAGAGAAACGCAGGAAGAATCTTGCTTGGGGTTTTGAAGCAAAGAAAAGATGGGAAACCAAAAGTAACATGGGCTATATGTGAGCAGTTTTGTAATAAATCAGGTCTGTCAAAATTCataggtctgtttttttttaaaataatctaCAGTATGATATTAAAATTCTCATTTGTCTGTCCACTCAGCATCCTTGCATCGTGAAGCAGCATAGCCAAATGTTTTGGTAATAGCAGCAGTTACAGATTGGCTCAAGACAAATGAAGCAGTGATTAGACCCTAATACACTTCATGGTTGGGGACTTGCCACTTTCATCTAATGGAAATCTCTTATGTTAGGCTACCTACCCAAGCAATATGACAAACAATGTTTAATTGAGTCAGAATATTAAATTAAATGTGTAAGTCGTTATACAAAAGTATGCAAGTTGTTATTCttttacatatctctctctctctcgcacacgcgcacacacacacacaccattagagtGTAATTGTATCATGTTCATCTTTATCAAAGCACTGGATTTAAAGATTTTGTTGgggtcttttttatttctttagttttatgtttatttgataggacagtgtgagaggtggacaggaagcaaattgggagagagatggggaggggtcggcaaaggactcgggccgggaatcgaaccctggccgggaatcgaaccctggccAGCCACATGGCAAGCGAGTGCCCTACtgattggccacggcagggcccaaatCACTGAATTTATATAACAGCAATACCAATACTGAGTCACAAAATAATGTTATAGGCCTAACTGGTTGTGCGTTttgtagggtcaaagacgtgcaaaatggcattgtcattcagtgtaacagatgccttctgctgactgtaactggaaaaaaaacatgactctttttatgtgttttcatgaaagcctcggctgtcatccattcacttgaaacaatttaaaaatcacgttttttttgcagttacagtcggcggaaggtgtccgtaacactgaatgatgaagacgtctttgaccctgtagCAGCTTATAATATTCAACCCTTTAGTGGAATTTCTGAATTTCTGCCATGTCTCTCCCTTCCCAGCTGAAGTCCCAAGGCTATGTTGCTAAAATGTATATTATGTTTAAAACAAATAAGGCATTCTGTTCATCCACCGGTCACCACATGAATTTTGAGCAAAGAGTAATCAAATTGTGACAAACCGGGACATAGCCACTCACAAAgagacctgtaggcctacaatacccCTCACAGGCATTGCACAATGGAGCCTTGTGATGCACGGCTCAACGTCAACGATGATCAACGTTTTTAATCAGTAGCCTATGTCACTAAAAACATTAATCTAAGGTTATTCTATCATTTGCTAtctggatgttgaatggggaaaagtccccaaaGAGTCGCTTTTCACTGGTTGGCAGTGGGAAAATGTCATGGGgttcgttcgtgacgaagcagtgatgcttttgctatggagcatgcacacacactttgccagtttgatgcatcaaACTAGCAAagtaccatagaggtagaacataagactagaggtgaccccaccccccttttcatgGCAATCTGTGGCAGCCATTTTTGGGGGTAGacatgagaaatggaaatgaatggaggaggctcacctctgtcaaaaaatggctaaATAGTGTGGAAAAAGTCCATCAACACActgtacaaggacaatagtttaattgtgttgctaaatatctacataattaatataatttgatttttaaatgtatttcatcgactcgtatgatttcagtagatattcAGCCCGACATTTCAAATGtagtctttgattaatgtgtttttACGAATTGccatgtcacctctagtctaatgttctatgtCTAGGCCTACGTATGCAAAGTGCCCACGCGCGCGtcatagcaaaagcatcactgcatCACATGTATACAGATCAtcacagatacctcttaatgtatgtcctctacaagtcttctgttgtccagtcttgcactttaaatgtctctatgagcactgtctatgtccatactgtcttaagtccatgtataagtactgtctatgtctatactgtctatgtccttacctagattagtctatgtctaatgggaaagcaagaaatgtaatttcaaattctttgtatgaccagtgcatgtaaagaaattgacaataaaacctacttgacttgacttgacttgacttgatgtacagcgctgccagttagtattggcaccccttaattttatttacaaaatgtgcaatatatccagaaataaatggaaatataaacaacttttaccaacaggatcttttaattgaaggtccaaagatatttagaatagcaaagtctttttttccaaatgcattttgtaatttcaagtaaaaacatgaaaaagtgcatgtccatgaatattggcacccctccttaacggattggtctcacaccattagacagcaaaagcAGCCTCCAAATCATTTGGTATTTGTCAacgagcttcttgcacttctctagtggcattttgaattgtgcatttggatgtgtgctttaggtctttgtcttgctggagtgaacatgatctgcacctcaaatcaagtgttcttgcacatggttacacattttcctgtaaatgatgatacctgtgatgcctgtcatgatacctgtgatatggtcaaagcctccaatacctaatgcatcaatggggcaacataatattatagatctgacaccatgcttgattttttggtagggtgtccttttcctcagaagactttcttgcagaatatgcaaacatgctgtactattgcttcatctgaccttagaacattcataaaagggctgtgctttccctgtattctcttatacagacttcagatgctcccttttatgactttcatgaagcaatgtggtctgcctttgcctccaaccaaaaaccaatactttgtgtagtgtttaacttgtgaggattattgaaaaaaaaatcccaaaacagttcaaagttgaccttcaggtctgtagatgttagaccctgtgttttgtcattatttgcaccgacttctacagacttctatcataatttcttcccttaaccccacatccaaggatgttctttacagctccctgtttggcagatttctgaataacacaacacagtgttggaaatggtttactagggtcttttgagatgaccttttattatttggaggtcttgtttttgcaaataattgtatttctggtgttctcaggcagcccctctgtcttcacatttgtcaaagacgcacaaTATGTAATAGGTGGCT
This is a stretch of genomic DNA from Engraulis encrasicolus isolate BLACKSEA-1 chromosome 19, IST_EnEncr_1.0, whole genome shotgun sequence. It encodes these proteins:
- the fam204a gene encoding protein FAM204A, translating into MYSGLLPKGLSEADLSSNDSESDTGEPVLCEASQTRASDLFTQEPATKGEIPQTVDEAVQVHSSDECLPGVSEEVWNKFKDLQKLKDKQRQEDSSIKRKRKRRAKKRKRSDPATQKDSNETDKVTAQEKHVDGLKHFFGINDRFEPPACSRPPPMSGLEKTIDTAIAAGDFERAEELSDKLATRDLAVRIKDAVDCRDYVEAQKKIEASKAEKRRKNLAWGFEAKKRWETKSNMGYM